A region of the candidate division KSB1 bacterium genome:
ATTTTAACGGGATCATTTCGCCATCGATTTCTATTTTAAATTCTGAGTCGGCCGAAATTTTTTTTTCATTTAAATAAACCGGTTGATAATAAGAGCCGTCTTCACCTACCGGGCGCAGTCCAAATTTATCAAATTGACTTGAAATATAGAGAGCGGCTATCCTGGCGCCGCGCGAACCGGTATCACGCCCTTCTAATGAATCGTCTGCCAAAAACACCACATGCCGGCGCAAATCACTGCTGCCGATGCTGTGCAATGCTGCCAAATGAGTGGCTGAAATATCCTCCGAAATTTCAGGTATTTCCGCCGAAGGGATTTTCACCGGTTCAGCTTTATTAGCAGCCGATACTCGGTCATCCAAATGGTCTTTAAAAATAATGATGCCGACCAACCCGGCGACGAGGATCAACAATAAAAGTGGGAACCTGAAATACATAAATCCTCCAAAGTTTTTATAATCAAACAGATCATTTTTGTAAATTAATTATTTTTCTAGCCTTATTAAAAACGGCGTCAAACATGGGCTCAGTGAGTCTCCCGGTAAAAGTATTTTGCTGACTGGGATGGTAGGATGCCACAAGCGTGAGTTTAGAGTTAAGTTTGGTTTCACCCGCATGCTCAAAAACAGGTCGTTTTTTAAAATCTGTAAGTCCCAAGTCCTGATACGTTGTAGTTACCGTATCAAAGCCAATTTTACCCAAAGCAATGACAACCTGCACACTTTTTAAAAGCTGAATCTCATTATAAAGATACGGCAGGCAGTTGCCTTTTTCCTCAGCAGTGGGTTTGTTTTGAGGAGGTGCGCAATGTAGCGCTGCGGTGATATAACACCCCTTCAAAACCAGTCCATCATTTCCATCTGTGGAAGTCGGTTGATTGGCAAAGTCAAACTTATGCAAAGCACGAAACAGCCAATCTCCACTGCGATCGCCGGTAAACATCCGGCCGGTTCTGTTGCCGCCGTGAGCCGCCGGTGCAAGGCCGACGATCAGAAGCTCTGCTTTGGGATCGCCAAAACTTGGAATTGGTTTCCCCCAGTAAGTTTCGTGGGCAAACCGCCGGACTTTTTCCTCAGCAATTTTCTCCCGCCAGGCGACCAATCGAGGACATTTTGTGCAGGCTATGATTTCTTTTTGTAATTGTTGGATCTGCGTGTTTTTCATGATGGTCTTGCGTTGACAGAAAAAGGGCAATACTTCTCATGTTTATTCCCCCCAGTTTGCGACTTCGTCCATAATAGAAGTTATCTTGGTCTTGACATCTTCGATACTTATTTTTTCACTTTGACTGAAATACCGGTTGACATCAACAACATAATCGCCTTCTACCGGAAAACCCCTGCCCCCCGTTGCAGGAAAATGCAACGTAGGCAAATTCGCGTCACCATTATTTAGGGCTTGCAAGCAATTAAAATTATTTGGGGTTCCCGATAGAAACACAGCAACCCTGCTACCGACATCAAATCGATGTCTTATTGGCATACCAATAAAAACATCATTTAACCCTTCCCAGGTATCATTAGAGACGGTATCATAGTTGATGAACCATGCCGGCGCCCGCATGTAATGCGCAGGTGACATTACAAAGGCGATTTTTTTGTCGCTCAAATCCGCCTTATAATAAGTGTTCATATTTATTAAATTTAACATTTCATACTTTATTGCTGGAACTCCAAAGGAAGGCGCGTAACAAGGAGTGTCAACTTTTGTAATCGTGCCAATGATAAAAAAAGGCCCCCACACTAAATCGTACAAATAATACTTTTTATGACTGAAATCTAGTTGCAAATATAGATCTTTGTCATGAAAAAGGTTTCCCATACCGCCTCTTACCCTGAGAGAGTTAAGATCTTCATTCTTATCGAGTTCAATGAGTTCTAATGGATTGTTTATCTTGGCAAGTACTCTCAGGGAGA
Encoded here:
- a CDS encoding uracil-DNA glycosylase, whose product is MKNTQIQQLQKEIIACTKCPRLVAWREKIAEEKVRRFAHETYWGKPIPSFGDPKAELLIVGLAPAAHGGNRTGRMFTGDRSGDWLFRALHKFDFANQPTSTDGNDGLVLKGCYITAALHCAPPQNKPTAEEKGNCLPYLYNEIQLLKSVQVVIALGKIGFDTVTTTYQDLGLTDFKKRPVFEHAGETKLNSKLTLVASYHPSQQNTFTGRLTEPMFDAVFNKARKIINLQK